In Populus nigra chromosome 10, ddPopNigr1.1, whole genome shotgun sequence, the following proteins share a genomic window:
- the LOC133705077 gene encoding CASP-like protein 4C1 — MRSPHPHRNGGETQQHFHSTISLQKLKRFNSLILVFRFSAFCFSLASAVFMLTNSGGSDSFHWYNFDAFRYVFAANAIVAVYSLFEMTAAVWEISRNATLFPEICQVWFDFGHDQVFAYLLLSANSTGTEMARTMKAACTDNKPFCVQSDIAIALGFVGFLFLGVSSLFSGFRVVCFIINGSRFYV; from the exons ATGCGGTCTCCACATCCCCACCGTAACGGCGGCGAGACCCAGCAACACTTCCACTCCACCATCTCCTTACAGAAGCTGAAACGCTTCAACTCACTCATTCTTGTTTTTCGATTCTCTgccttttgtttctctcttgcCTCTGCTGTTTTCATGCTCACTAACTCTGGAGGATCTGATTCCTTTCATTGGTACAATTTTGACGCTTTCAG ATACGTTTTTGCTGCGAATGCGATCGTCGCCGTTTACTCTCTATTCGAAATGACTGCCGCCGTTTGGGAAATTTCAAGAAACGCCACGCTCTTCCCTGAAATTTGCCAAGTCTGGTTCGATTTCGGCCATGATCAG GTGTTTGCGTACCTGTTATTGTCAGCGAACTCAACCGGCACGGAAATGGCTAGGACAATGAAAGCCGCGTGTACTGATAACAAGCCGTTCTGTGTGCAGTCAGATATTGCGATTGCTCTGGGTTTTGtcgggtttttgtttttgggtgtTTCGTCTTTGTTTTCGGGTTTTCGGGTGGTTTGTTTTATAATCAACGGCTCTCGTTTTTATGTTTAG
- the LOC133705242 gene encoding ATP synthase small subunit 6, mitochondrial-like, with protein sequence MRKFDPWPVFFKREWNRNWPFLVGFAITGALITKFSLSLTEEDAKNSPFVQRHKK encoded by the exons ATGAGGAAGTTCGATCCATGGCCAGTATTCTTCAAGAGAGAATGGAACCGTAACTGGCCTTTCCTCGTTGGCTTTGCCATCACTGGCGCTCTCATCACCAAATTCTCTCTCAGCCTCACCG AGGAGGATGCGAAGAATTCTCCTTTCGTGCAAAGGCACAAAAAGTAA
- the LOC133705241 gene encoding UDP-glucuronic acid decarboxylase 6-like — MAKEASNGNHNSATKAPPTPSPLRFSKYFQSNMRILVTGGAGFIGSHLVDRLMENEKNEVIVADNYFTGSKDNLKKWIGHPRFELIRHDVTEPLLVEVDQIYHLACPASPIFYKYNPVKTIKTNVIGTLNMLGLAKRVGARILLTSTSEVYGDPLVHPQDESYWGNVNPIGVRSCYDEGKRVAETLMFDYHRQHGIEIRIARIFNTYGPRMNIDDGRVVSNFIAQAIRNEPLTVQAPGTQTRSFCYVSDMVDGLIRLMEGENTGPINIGNPGEFTMMELAETVKELINPEVEIIGVENTPDDPRQRKPDITKAKELLGWEPKIKLRDGLPLMEEDFRRRLEVPREN, encoded by the exons atgGCCAAGGAGGCTTCGAATGGAAATCACAACTCTGCAACAAAAGCTCCTCCAACTCCATCTCCTTTAAGATTTTCCAAGTACTTCCAG tCCAATATGAGGATTTTGGTCACTGGAGGAGCTGGATTTATTGGTTCACACCTGGTGGACAGGTTGatggaaaatgaaaagaatgag GTTATTGTGGCGGATAACTATTTCACTGGCTCTAAGGACAACCTAAAGAAATGGATCGGTCATCCAAGATTTGAGCTCATTCGTCACG ATGTCACTGAGCCATTGCTAGTTGAGGTCGATCAAATTTACCACCTTGCTTGCCCTGCTTCCCCAATCTTCTACAAATATAATCCTGTGAAG ACCATAAAGACAAACGTGATTGggacattgaatatgttgggACTTGCCAAGCGAGTTGGAGCAAG GATTTTGCTTACATCAACTTCCGAGGTCTATGGAGATCCACTTGTACATCCTCAGGATGAGAGCTACTGGGGAAATGTCAACCCAATTG GAGTCAGAAGCTGCTATGATGAAGGAAAGAGAGTAGCTGAAACTCTGATGTTTGATTATCACAGGCAGCATGGGATAG AGATACGAATTGCCAGAATTTTCAACACTTACGGACCCAGAATGAACATTGATGATGGTCGTGTTGTCAGCAATTTCATAGCCCAAGCAATCCG TAACGAGCCTTTGACTGTTCAAGCACCTGGAACCCAAACCCGGAGTTTCTGTTACGTGTCTGACATG GTTGATGGCCTCATCCGACTTATGGAAGGAGAGAACACTGGGCCTATTAATATTGGAAATCCAG GTGAATTCACCATGATGGAGCTTGCGGAGACTGTTAAGGAG CTTATCAACCCTGAAGTAGAGATCATAGGAGTGGAGAACACACCAGATGATCCTCGCCAGAGGAAGCCAGACATCACAAAAGCAAAAGAATTGTTAGGCTGGGAACCGAAGATTAAGCTGCGTGATGGTCTTCCTCTCATGGAGGAGGATTTCCGACGGAGGCTTGAAGTTCCCAGAGAGAACTGA
- the LOC133704738 gene encoding dolichyl-diphosphooligosaccharide--protein glycosyltransferase subunit 4A yields the protein MFDDQDLGFFANFLGIFIFVLVIAYHYVMADPKYEGN from the coding sequence ATGTTTGACGATCAAGACCTGGGATTTTTTGCCAATTTTCTTggcatttttatatttgttctaGTGATAGCTTATCATTATGTGATGGCTGACCCAAAGTATGAAGGCAACTGA
- the LOC133704837 gene encoding dolichyl-diphosphooligosaccharide--protein glycosyltransferase subunit 4A-like, translated as MFDDQDLGFCANFLGIFIFVLVIAYHYVVADPKYEGN; from the coding sequence ATGTTTGATGATCAAGATCTCGGTTTTTGTGCCAATTTTCTTggcatttttatatttgttctgGTGATCGCATATCATTATGTGGTGGCTGATCCAAAGTACGAAGGCAACTGA